Within Bifidobacterium dentium JCM 1195 = DSM 20436, the genomic segment GGCAGTCCCGAAAGGCGCTGGATCTGCCGATGCCCAAGGTATGGGCGTTCGCGGTGGGCCAGTTCGGTTGGGCGTTGCTGTCCGGCATCATCTCGAATTGGCTGGTGTACTTCTACCAGCCCGACAACGAGACCATCGCGCAAGGCCAGACGGTATTCGTGCCGCAAGGGCTTGCAGTGCTTGGCGTCGTGACGGTGGTCGGTGGCATCACCGCGTTCGCGCGTTTCTTCGACGCCTTCGTGGACCCGGCCGTGGCAAGCCTGTCCGATCGTTGCCAGTCGGCCGTCGGCCGCCGCATGCCGTTCCTGAAGTGCGCCGCATTGCCGCTGGCTCTTGTCACCGTGCTGGTGTTCTGGAGTCCGATCAACGGAACCAGCTGGGTCAACGGTGTGTTCCTGTTCGTCGCCGTGATTGGCTATTACATCGCGCTTACGTTCTATTGCACTCCATACAACGCGCTTATCGCCGAACTCGGTCATGACTCCAAGCAACAGCTCACGATTTCCACCGCCATCTCGTTCACGTGGGTGGCGGGCACCGCCATCGCGTATGTCGCGCCGGTGGTCTGGGCCGGTTTCGTTCCGGGACTCGGCCGCGTGAACGCCATCCGCCTGACCTTCTCGATTATGGCCGCCATCGCGCTTGCCTGCATGCTCGTGCCGCCGCTGGCCATCAAGGAACGCGATTACGTCAACTCGCAACCGACCTCCGAGTCAACCGTCGAATCGTTGAAGCAGACCTTCGGTGACGGTGAATTCCGCAAGTTCGTTTGTTCCGACGTGGTTTACTGGGTGGCCATCACCACGTTCCAGACCGGCCTGCCGTTCTTCGTGACGAGTCTGCTGAAGCTGCCCGAAACCACTACGACGATTTACTTCGTGCTCATGACCGCGGTATCCGTGCTGTTCTACCTGCCGGTGAATCTGATGGCGAACCACGTCGGCAAAAAGAGGATCCTGCTCGTCGCATTCGCGATCTTCACCTGTGCATTCGCCTTCGCCGGCGCGCTTGGTTCCGGCTTGCTCGGCGCGATTCCGCCCATGGCGCAGGGGTTGATTCTTTCGATCGTCGGCGCGATTCCGATGGCCGCGTTCGGTATTCTTCCGCAGGCGATTGTGGCGAATATCGCCGATGCGAGCTCGAAGACGACCGGCCAGGACCGCCAGGGCATGTTCTATGCGGCCCGCACGTTCGCCATGAAAATGGGCCAATCCGTGGCGATGTTGCTGTTCACCGGTGTGAGCACGATCGGCATGGCGTCTGGAACCGGCTATCGCATCGCCGCCATCTGCGCCGCCGTGCTGTGTGGCATGGGAGGCCTCGTGTTCGCGTTCTACAACGAGCGCAAGGTGCTCAGCGTGCTCGAATCCTGAGCGTCATCGACGTGTGGAGGCGCGGCGGACCAGTATGGGTTTGATCAGCGTGGTGGCGTGCACATGCGCGTCGGCGTCACTCATGTGATCAAGCATTTGGGTCATGGCCTTGCGTCCGATATCGGTGGCGTTGGCGGCCACGCTGGTCAGCGGCAGTGAGCCGAGCGGTTTGATCTGTGCCTCATCACAGGCGATCACGCTGATGTCTTCGGGGATGCGCACGCCTTGGTCGAGCAGTGCGTTGACGACGCCTACGCCCAACGGCGTGTCCACGGTGATGATGCCGTCGGGGCGTTCGCCTTCCGGCATTGCGGCGATGGTCAGGCCGGATTCGTAGCCGTCTTCGATGTACAGGCCGCCGGAATCGATTACTTCCGCGGAGACTTGCGGCGTCCGGTTGCTGCGGGTGGCCAGCATGACGGCTTTCTGCACGCCAAGCTGGCGGTCCTGTACGGATTCGTAGTCGAATGAATGCGCCAGAAACGCGAGCTTCGTGCAGCCGGTGCGGATGAGTTCCTCGGCGGCGATCTGACCGGCCGACACGTTGTCGGTCATTATGGAGCAGACCGGATCGGCGTCGCGGGGGTTTGTGTGGTCGATGAGGATGATCGGAATTCCTGCGGCGCGCGCGGCCGCCACGTCTTCCGGCGAATCCTCCACGGTGCTCAGGATGATGCCGGCCACGTTCATGCCGATCAGCAGCCGCACCATATCGCTTTGCCGCTGTTTGTCGGACAATGCGTTGAGTCCCACGACCTGCATGCCGTGGTCCTCGCACACCTCCTGTGCGCCTTCGAAGATCGACGTGAACAGTGAGTGCTCGATGTCGGTCATCACGAAGCCGATTACGGGCGTGGCGTTGGATGCGGGGATCTGCCCGTTGCTGTGTTTCGGCACGTAGCCGAGGTCGGCGATGGCGCGGCTGATCTTCGTTTTCAGCGTTTCGGAGACACGTTCCGGATAGTTGAGATAGTTGGAGACGGTGCCGATGGAGACGCCTGCATGCTTGGCGATGTCGGAGACGCCGACTTTCTTGTTGGCTGGCATAGGGCCTCCTTCGGCTTGCGGTTGATGCTTTCAATGAAATATTAGATGAAGATCGCGATTCCCGTTTTGAAACTTTCAACACGCCGGGTGAAAAGTAGATTGAAAATTTCAAAACAAGGATTTATTCTTGAATTTGTCAAGGAAGAAATATCAAGTAACAGCGAGGTTCTTGAACGCTCTCGAGTCTCGTTGAATATTTCAAAAGAAGGAAAAGAGAAATGAACGCTGCAGCTCAGAAGAAGGAAGGAATCGGCGGGTACATGCCGCTCGCGGTTGCCGCAGGCATCGGTTCCATGCTGGGATCCGGCATCATCGTCGGCCTGTCCGCAACCATCACCGTCTGGCAGAACGGTCTCGGCCTCGACACCACCCAGGTCGGCCTGCTTTCCGGCATCCTGACCTTCGCCATCGCGTTCGGCTCGCTGTTCGGCGGCCGTCTGGCCGATAAGATCGGCCGTGTGCTGGTGTTCAACTGGATCAACCTGCTGTATGCCATCGGCGCCGCCATCTGCGTGTTCGCGCCGGACTTCACCGTACTGCTCATCGGCCTGATCATCGCCGGCGTCGCCTCGGGTGCGGATCTGCCGATCTCCATGACCATCGTCTCCCATGACGCCCCGAACGACAAGGTCGCCGCGCAGCTCGTCTCCACCACCCAGGTGTTCTGGCAGGTGGGCGTGTTCATCTCCTTCATCTGCGCGTTCCTCGTCTCCACCATGGAGGGTGCGATGGGCGGCCGCGTGGTCTTCGCCATCCTCGCCGTGTTCGCCGTCATCGCATGGCTGTGGCGTCTGATCTCCCCGACCTTCCGCCGCTTCCACGAGGAAGCCGACGCCCGTGATGCCGCCGCAGGCCACGTCGCCACCGCCACCGAGAAGGTCTCCGTCACCAAGATGCTGTTCGCAGGCACCGAAAACAGCAAGATGCTGCTCGGCTTCTTCCTGGCCATCACCATCTTCTACTGCGGCTGGAACCTGCTGGCCAACACCTGGGGTCAGTTCCAGACCTACATGCTGGTGCAGGCCAACGCCTCCCAGTCCCTGGCCACCGGCCTGGGCATCATCCTGAACTTCATCACCCTCGCCCTGAACATCGCCTTCGCCTCCATCGCAGGTGGCAAGTATCGCAACAAGCTGTTCTTCGTGGGCATGGGCATTTCCATCGTGGCCATGGTCTGCCTGGCTCTGGGCGGCACCAACATGTGGGTCATCTTCGGCGCCACCGCACTGATGAACCTCGGTGGTCCGTTCGCCGGCGAGGCCATGTACAAGGTGTGGACCCAGGAATCCTTCCCGATCGAGATCCGCGCCTCCATCCAGGGCTTCATCAACGGCTTCTCCCGCCTGCTGTGCGGCCTGTTCGCCCTGATCACCCCGGCCCTCGTGCTGCCGTCCACCATCAAGACCACCATGTGGTGCTTCGTGGGCGTGGTCGTGCTCGAACTGGTCGCCGGCTCGATCATGATCGCCAAGCAGAACAAGTACGGCACCGACGAGGAGCGCCAGCTCAAGGCCTCTTCCGCCGAAGCATGATACGACGCAGGGCGTCTCCCGCTGGAGGGAGGCGCCCTGCCCGCCGATAACAAAGGAGTTATGAGAATCATGGACACGCAAATCATCAAGCCGATTGCAGTGGGGGACCTGCACATCACGCGCTTTACCATCGAACACTTCCCGGGAGATGCGCTCGGCATTCCGACCGCCACCCCGCGCATGAACTGGACCTATTCCCGCACCGTTCCGGACGGCTCTCAGATTCTGCTGAAGATCAGCCGCCGCATTCCGGGCGCGCAGGCTCGGGAGGAGTACACCTACCTTCCTCCGGAAGACAATGTGCTCGTGCCTTGGCAGTTCACCCCGCTCGCTTCACGCGAAGAGGTCTTCGCCACCGTGCAGCTCGTGTCAGCCGCGCACAAGCCGCTGAGCGATCCCAGCGCCACCCTACACTTCGAGGCCGGCCTCATGCAGGAATACGAGCATGTCGCCGATTTCGTAGGACCGTCTTGGGCGGAACCGGAAACCGACCATCGCCATCTGCCGCTGGTGCGTACGGAAATCGCGATCAAGGCGAAGCCGAAGCGTGCACGCCTGTATCTGAGCGCCCTCGGCCTGGTCGAAGCGGAAATCAACGGCGTGAAAATCGGCAATGATGCGTTGATCCCCGGCTGGACCAACTACGAACAGCGCGTGCAGTGCTGGACCTACGACGTCACCGACGAGCTCAACGAGGGCGCCAACGCCATGGGCTTCTGGCTCGGCGACGGCTGGTATCGCGGCCGTCTCGGCTTTGATGGCGGCTATGTGAATTACTACGGCGATCGTCTCGGCGTGTTCGCGCAGCTCGAAATCGAATATGAGGACGGCGGCATCGAGCACGTCTACTCCAATGCGTGGGATCGTCAGTGGAAGGCCTCGCTCGGCCCGATCGTTTGCTCCGATTTGTGTGAGGGTGAACGGTACGACGCACGCCTCGAGCAGCCGGGCTGGTCCGAGCCGGGCTTTGACGACTCGAACTGGAAGCCGGTTTCCGAGATTTTCTATGATCCCGCGAAAATCGAGAATCCCGATACCTCACCGGTGCGCGCGCATGAAATCAACGAACCGGTATCCATCGCGCGCACCGGCGACACTCCTGACGGCCGTGGCATCTGGCTGGTCGACTTCGGCCAGAACTGCACGCAGCGCATCCGTCTACGCATCGCAGGCCTTGAGGCCGGGCAGAGCGTGGAATTGCATCATGTGGAGGTACTCGAACCGAACGGTGAGATCGCCACACGCACCTTGCGCCGCGGCCAGCAGCATGACATCTACACGTCCAACGGCACGGACGCCTGGTGGGAGCCGCGTTTCGCGATGCATGGCTTCCGTTATGCGCAGATCGAGGGCGTGGTGGGCGAGCTGACCGTCGCCGACATCGAATGCCATGTGTACCACTCCGTGATGGACCGTGCGGGCGAACTGGAAACCTCCAATCCGCTGCTCAATCGACTGCACGCCAATGCATCGTGGTCGATGCGTTCCAACTTCGTATCCGTTCCGCAGGACTGCCCGCAACGTGACGAGCGCATGGGCTGGACGGGCGATATCTGCCTGTTCGCGCCGACCGCCGCTTACCTGTATGACGTGTACGGCTTCCTCAAGAGCTGGCTCAAGGACGTTCGCGCCGATCAGGTCAAATGGGGTACGGTGCCGTTCTACGTGCCGTTCATTCCGCTCGGCGGCTGGGCTCATCCGCAGGCCATCTCCACGTGGGGCGATTCCGCGGTCGAAGTGCCGTGGGTGCTGTACATGGAGTCCGGCGATCCGCAGATTCTTGCCGATTCGTACGAGTTGAGCCGTGACTGGATCGACGAGGTGGCCGGATATCTCTCTGCCGACGGCGTATGGGACCGCCGCCCGGACTATGTGCTCGGACAGCTTGGTGATTGGCTTGACCCGACCGCTCCGCCGGACGATCCGACGCAGGCGATGACCGAGAAGGAGCTCGTCGCGACCGCCTTCTTCGCCCGTTCCTGCGCACAGGCCGAGCAGATTGCGCAGATTCTCGGCAAGAGCGAGGACGTCGTACGGTTCGGTGATTTGCGCAAGCATGTCACCTCCGGTTTCCTGGGACGTTTCACGAACCTGGACGGCACGATGACGTCCGACACGCAGTGCGCCTACGCGCTGGCGATTGCGTTCGGTCTGCTTGACGGTGAGCCGGTGCGCCGCGTGAAGGCCGGCAACCGCTTGGCCAAGCTCGTGCGCGAGTCCGGCGGCAAGGTGAGCACCGGTTTTGCGGGTACGCCGTTCGTGCTGCCGGCGCTGACCATGACCGGACATAACGAGGAGGCTTACGGGCTGTTGCTTTCCGAGGAGTGCCCGAGCTGGCTGTATCAGGTGAAGATGGGCGCCACCACCACGTGGGAACGTTGGGATTCCATGCGTCCGGACGGATCGCTCAACCCTGGCGGCATGACCTCGTTCAACCATTATGCGCTCGGCTCCGTTGCCGAATGGATGCATGCGCATATCGGCGGCCTCGAAGCCATCGAAGCCGGATGGAAGCGATTCCGCGTGGCGCCGGTGATCGGCGGCGGCATCGATCATGCCTCCACTGCGCACGTCACCCCGTACGGCAAGGCCTCCGTGGCTTGGAAGACTTCCGAAACGGGCGTGGAACTCGACGTGACCGTGCCGATCGGCGCCACCGCAGTGGTGGAACTGCCCGACCACGAACCGACCGAACTGATTGGCGGAACGCACCACTTGGTCGTGGCGCTGTAAATCGGATCCTTCCGCTGGCGGGCCGGGCCATGAAGCCCGCCAGCGGGGTCAACCCGGCTGCAAAACAATAAGAGAAAGGGATAATCATGTCACTCAACGATGAGTCGGCAGTCGCCGCCGCCATTCCACCAGAGGAAATCGCCCCAGATACCGGACGTCGCCTCACCACGGCCGAAAAACTGCGCTTCGGCATCGGCTTCGCACTGTTCTCGCTGCTGTGGATGACCGCCGGCACTTCCGGATCTGGCGTACTGCTGCCGCAGCGTTTCGACGAACTCAACATCGGCACCCCGGAAGTGATTCTGGGTGCGATGAACTCCGTCGGCTGCATCTTCGCGCTGTTCGCGAACATCATCTTCGGCGCGCTGTCCGATATCACGCGTTCGCGCTTCGGCAAGCGTACCCCGTGGATCGTGGCCGGCGGCTTCGTCACCGCGGCCGGCTATGTGCTGGCGTTCTCGTCCGCTTCGCTCGCGGGCATCGTGGCGGGCTGGTCCATCGTGCAGGTCGGCGTCAACATGATGATCGCCCCGGCCGTAGCCGTCCTGTCCGACCGCATCCCCGAAAACGTACGTGGCACCTTCTCGTCGTTCTACGGCGGCGCAATGATCGTCGGCCAGTCCGCCGGCACCTTCCTGGGATCGAAGTTCATCGACACCATGGGCGTCGGCTTCGTGATCGGCGCGGTGCTGTTCGCCATCACCGGCATTCTGACGATCATCATCTGGCCTGCCGAACGCTCGTCGAAGGTCGGCAGCGCGGCGGACGACACCAAGGCGAACGTGAAGCTCAGCCCGGCTGCCATTGCGAAGTCCTTCATTCCGCCGACCAAGAACTGCCGCGACTTCTATCTCGCACTCGTCGGCCGTCTGCTGCTGATTTTCGGATGGTCCATGATCTCCGGCTACCAGCTGTACATTCTCAAGAAGTATTGCGGACTTAGCGTTGACGATGCCGCTTCGACGCTTGCCACCATGTCGCTGATTTCGATGGTCGTGCTCATGATCTGCTCGGTCGTCTCCGGTCCGATCTCCGACAAGCTGCACAAGCGCAAGATCATCGTGGCCATCGGCTCCGTAATCATCGCCGTGGGCGTGGCGATTCCGTTCTTCATGCCGACCGCGCTGGGCATGATGCTCTACGCTGGCATCGGCGGCGTCGGCTACGGCATCTACATCGCCGTGGACCAGGCGCTGAACGTGGACGTGCTGCCAAGCGCCGACGAGGCCGGCAAGGACTTGGGCATCCTCAACCTCGCCAACACCGTCGGCCAGGTACTCGCCCCGGTCGCGACCGGCGCGATCGTGGTGGCCACCGGCAGCTACGCGCAGATCTTCCCGGTCGCCATCGTCTCCGTGCTCATCGGCGCCGTGGTGATCATGCTCATCAAGAAGGTCGCCTAACGCTGTTTTCCCTTCCCGAAACGTGAGCCTTGCCTGTCATTCCTGGTTGCGCAAACCTCGATAGCGGGCAAGGCTCACGCCGTTCCATGTCCCGCCTTGCTGGGCAAAGGGTGGCAGTAACCACTATGTGAGACGGAGCGCACAAGATAGGAAAATCAGAAATGGCGGGATTCCGCCATTTTGATGTCACCTACAACAAAATTCTTCAAAAATCAAGACTGTTCTTCGGGAATCTTCCGTTCTATGTTGTGGTCACGGTGCGCGTGTTGCGTACGGCAACGGGGGCGCATCAATCGAACTTTTGGAACGGGCTGAGAGAGAGGAACCGGTCTCATGTCATTGCGCGACGTGCGCTCGCAGGGCCTTGGCCGCATCACCGCCATCATCGCGGCGATGATGATTGCGCTTGCCACGATGTTCGCTTTCACGTCAATGCCGCAGCAGGCGCTTGCCGCCGACGACTCCCAGACGAATTTCGATTCCTGGACCGAGGTCGCGGCCAACATTGAAAAGCAGCTGGAGACCGCCGAGCAGGACTACAACGACGGCAACTACTATCAGGCCGGCACCGACTTCCAGAATGCGCACTGGGTCGGCTACGACGCATCCAACTTCTCCAAAGTCGTCAACGACACCATCGGAGCCGACAAGCAGAAAGCGCTGCTGCAGGAATTCACCGACCTCGAAAGCCTCGCCTACCAGCAGGATCAGGGCGACGCCATCACCGCCAAGGTCGATGCGCTGACCGCCGACCTCAACGCGACCGCGCAGACGCTCGACGCCGACACCAGCCTCGCCGATCCCAAGACATACGCGAAGCAGCGCGCGGAAGAGACCGCCAAGGAGCGTAAGAAGCTCGATGCCGCCAAGAAGAACTCGTCCAAGGGCAAGGGCGATCGTACTTGGAGCGACGTGGCCAGCGAAATGAACGTCATCCTCGACAAGGCATACAAGGCCGCTATCTCCGGCAAGGGTGCGGAAGGCTCCAGCCTCGTCAACAACGCGTACTACCAGTACTACGAGAAGCTCGGCTTCGAAAAGAACGTCATGAACGCGATCTCCGGCGACCGCGTCTCGCAGGTCGAATACCAGTTCAAGATGACCCGCAAGACCATGCGCGACGGCGGTTCCCAGAAAGAGATCAAAAAGCTCGTCGACGACCTCAAGAGCTGGCTCGTGGAAGACGCGGCCACGCTTGACGGCGGTGCGACCAGCAATGTCAACAGCTTCACCAAGTTCATCACCAGCTCCGTCGGACAGGCGTTCCTCATCCTGATCCGTGAGGGCCTCGAGGCGCTGCTGGTGGTGGCCGCGGTGATCGCCTACCTCGTGAAGTCGGGCAACAAGCGCTTCACCAAGTTCATCTACCTCGGCGTACTCGCCGGCTTGGCGGGCTCCGGCCTGATTGCGGTGCTCTTCACCTTCCTATTCGGCGGCTCCGGCCCGATTCAGGAGATTTCCGAAGGCGTGTGCGCGCTCATCGCCATGGCCATGCTGCTGTGGACCAGCAACTGGATGCTCAACAAGAGCTCCGTGGAAGCGTGGAACCGCTATATCCGCAACAAAACCGAAGCCGCTGTGGCCAGCGCGCAAAGCAAGATGGAGGCCGGTGAAGGCGTAAGTTTCGGCATGGTCGTCTCACTCGCCATGCTGAGCTTCCTCGCCGTGTTCCGTGAAGGCGCCGAAACCGTGATCTTCTACGAGTCCATCTATTCGATGAGCCAAGACTCGCGAGGCATGTGGATTGGCGGCATTGCGGCCGCGGTCGTGCTGCTGATCATCTTCTTCGTGCTACGTTTCACCTCCGTGAAGATTCCGATCGGCCCGTTCTTCCTTGTCACGTCGATTCTGATGGCCGTACTGGTCGTCATCTTCGCCGGTGGCGGCATCCACGCGCTGATCGAAGGCGACCTGATCGAAGGCACCTACCTGAGCAACGTACCGACCAATGACTGGATCGGCCTGTACCCGTACGTCGAATGTCTCGTGGCACAGGTGTTGGCCGCCATCGCCGTGATCACGCTGTTCGTGGTCGGCTTCGTCAAGAAGCGCAAACTCAAGATTTCCGATATTTCCTAAACGAAACTCCCAAGAAACAAAGGAAGAGATAATGAAGAACAAGAAGATCGCCGCTCTGCTCGGCCTCCTGCTGGCCGGTTCCATGGCCTTCTCGCTGTCCGGCTGCGGCAACAGCAATAGCTCCGCCTCCAACGACAAGAGCAGCAGCTCCTCGTCCACGGCCACCGACGATTCCAGCAAGGATGACTCCAGCTCCGACGATTCCGCCGGCTTCGAAGAGATTCAGGTCGACGAGAAGCACTCCGATCAGGAAGTCGGCCCGCTGACCGTCAACGCCGTATACTTCCAGCCGATCGATATGGAGCCGTCCGGCATGGGTCTGAAGGCCGCCGACGCCAGCTTCCATCTCGAAGCCGACATCCACGCCAACCAGAAGGGCACCGAACTCGGCTACGGTAAGGGTGACTTCGTTCCGGATCTGACCGTGAACTATGACATCATCGACAAGACCTCCAACGAATCCGTCGGCTCCGGTACCTTCATGCAGATGAACGCCTCCGACGGCCCGCACTACGGCGCCAACGTCAAGCTCGACAAGGCCGGCTCCTACAAGCTCGTGCTGAAGATCGAATCCCCGGAGAAGAAGGGCTGGATGCTGCACGTCGATCCGGAAACCGGCGTCAAGGGCCGCTTCTGGACCGAGCCGCTTGAGGTCACCTTCCCGGATTGGAACTACACTCCGCAGGAGTGGTGAGCCCCACCATTTAAACCATAAATGCAGTTGAGTCGGAGCTCGCGAAAAGCGGGTTCCGACTTCATGCGTAATTGTAAGGGGAAAGATGCTGCTGCAGTATGTGACGGTGTTGCAGGGATTGCTGGCACCGGCTTTGCTGATCATGGCGCTGAACGTGATGCTCACCGTCGGTGAGGGGCGTGACAAGCCGCTGAGCGCGTACTGGCGCTTGACCGGCTTCCTCGTCGGATTCGCGGGCGCCATCGTGTTCGCCGCGCTGCGTGCCACGGCCGTCATCACGCAGCGTACTTTCGTCAACTATCCGACGCTATGGTGTTGCGTGATCTTTGACATTGCGGTGTTCGTCATCGTGATCTTCGCGCGACGCATCACCACGGCATGGCATGATCATCGTCCCCTGCTGGATGCGGCCAATCTCATCGCCGCGCTGGCCATCGCCGCCACCACCTTCCGTGCGCTGCCGGACGTGATCCTGCGTCTTACGATTTTCGTCGAGCCGGGCGATCCGGTCTTCACCTCCGATATGCTGCTCCGCGCGCTCGGCTTCGCGCTCGGCGCCGCCACCGCGATCATCGCGGCCTGCATCTTCCGTACGATGCGCTCCACCGCCGTGCGCTGGTCGTTCACCACGGCCGTGCTGCTGCTCATCATGCTGCTGTTCGCCTCTCATTTCACCGATCTGGCGCAGCTGCTGCAATCCAAGCGCATCGTCAGCTTCCCGACCGCCGCATTCCTGGCGCTCGTGTGGGGCATCAATCATCAGCGCGAAATGGCCATCGCCATGGCGCTCGTATTCGTCATTCCGGCGGCTGCCAGCATCGTCATGGGCTTCAAGATCAAACCGACCGGACCCAACGAGGCGATCGCACGTTCCCATGTGGCGTTCCGCCGTCGCGCGAAGGCCGCCGGCGCATGGAGCCTTGTCGCCATGATCGGCATCACCGTGGCATTGACCTATGGCGTAGCGCAGACGCAGAAGGTCATCACCCTTTCGCCGCCTGAAGAGTACTCGCTCAAGGACGGTGTGGCCACCATCACCTTCAGCCAGGTTTCCGACGGCCACCTGCACCGCTTCCAATACAAGGCGAAGGATGGCACCGTCATGCGCTTCATCATCATCAAGAAGAACGGCGGCGC encodes:
- a CDS encoding DUF2318 domain-containing protein: MLLQYVTVLQGLLAPALLIMALNVMLTVGEGRDKPLSAYWRLTGFLVGFAGAIVFAALRATAVITQRTFVNYPTLWCCVIFDIAVFVIVIFARRITTAWHDHRPLLDAANLIAALAIAATTFRALPDVILRLTIFVEPGDPVFTSDMLLRALGFALGAATAIIAACIFRTMRSTAVRWSFTTAVLLLIMLLFASHFTDLAQLLQSKRIVSFPTAAFLALVWGINHQREMAIAMALVFVIPAAASIVMGFKIKPTGPNEAIARSHVAFRRRAKAAGAWSLVAMIGITVALTYGVAQTQKVITLSPPEEYSLKDGVATITFSQVSDGHLHRFQYKAKDGTVMRFIIIKKNGGAYGVGLDACDNCGDAGYYEKDGKIICKKCDVAINLATIGFKGGCNPVPFDYQVKPGKIVIQTSVLDALSSHFQ